The proteins below come from a single Nostoc sp. KVJ3 genomic window:
- the msrA gene encoding peptide-methionine (S)-S-oxide reductase MsrA has translation MALFGFGKKEVIPTPEEALSGRAQSMSVPAAHYVNKNPLKAPFPDGLEKAIFGLGCFWGAERKFWQLKGVYTTAVGYAAGFTPNPTYEEVCSGRTGHNEVVLVVFDPKVISYSELLKVFWESHNPTQGMRQGNDAGTQYRSGIYVYSESQKQLAEASRSAYQQALNDAGYGKITTEILDAPEFYYAEAYHQQYLAKNPNGYCGLGGTNVSCPVGVVESQVSS, from the coding sequence ATGGCACTATTCGGATTTGGCAAAAAGGAAGTTATACCCACACCTGAAGAAGCTTTGTCAGGAAGGGCACAATCTATGTCAGTACCAGCCGCTCATTATGTCAACAAGAACCCTTTAAAAGCTCCTTTTCCCGATGGATTAGAGAAGGCAATTTTTGGCTTGGGCTGTTTTTGGGGTGCAGAACGCAAATTCTGGCAACTGAAAGGAGTTTACACCACCGCAGTCGGTTACGCTGCTGGGTTCACACCCAACCCCACCTATGAAGAGGTATGTAGTGGGCGAACCGGTCACAATGAAGTGGTATTGGTTGTGTTTGATCCCAAAGTAATTAGTTATTCCGAACTACTCAAAGTCTTTTGGGAAAGTCACAATCCTACCCAAGGGATGCGTCAAGGTAATGATGCTGGCACTCAATACCGTTCGGGAATTTATGTCTATTCTGAAAGCCAAAAGCAGCTAGCAGAAGCATCGCGGTCAGCTTATCAGCAAGCTCTCAACGATGCAGGTTATGGCAAGATTACTACAGAAATCTTGGATGCACCTGAATTCTACTACGCTGAAGCTTATCATCAGCAATACCTGGCTAAAAATCCTAATGGGTATTGTGGTTTAGGCGGGACAAACGTATCTTGTCCCGTGGGTGTAGTTGAATCGCAAGTTAGTAGTTAG
- the rfbB gene encoding dTDP-glucose 4,6-dehydratase, protein MSRRLLITGGAGFIGANFVHHWCQVYPDDRVVVLDALTYAGNRLNLAMVEGRENFRFVQGDICDRTIVDELLSTENIDTIAHFAAESHVDRSILGPGAFVQTNVVGTFTLLEAFRQYWQAKAQPSDYRFLHVSTDEVYGSLGADDAAFSETTPYAPNSPYSASKAGSDHLVRAYYHTYKLPTIITNCSNNYGPYQFPEKLIPLICINTLTGKPLPVYGDGKNVRDWLYVGDHCRALDVVINHGQPGEMYNIGGNNEVENLNLVQLLCQMMDELAPDLPIRPAKELITFVKDRQGHDRRYAINANKIKTQLGWTPSVTIAEGSRLTVEWYLNHRDWWEPLLSEEYQAYYRKNYL, encoded by the coding sequence ATGAGTCGGCGGTTATTGATTACTGGGGGGGCGGGGTTTATTGGGGCGAATTTTGTCCATCACTGGTGTCAGGTTTATCCAGATGATCGGGTGGTGGTGTTGGATGCGCTTACCTACGCGGGGAATCGTCTGAATTTGGCGATGGTTGAGGGAAGAGAGAATTTTCGGTTTGTGCAGGGGGATATTTGCGATCGCACCATCGTAGACGAGCTATTATCAACAGAAAATATAGATACCATCGCCCATTTTGCTGCTGAATCTCATGTTGATCGTTCGATTCTTGGGCCGGGCGCTTTTGTGCAAACTAATGTGGTGGGAACTTTCACCCTACTAGAAGCTTTTCGGCAATATTGGCAGGCAAAAGCACAGCCATCTGATTATCGTTTCCTGCACGTCTCTACTGATGAAGTCTACGGTAGTTTGGGCGCAGATGATGCAGCTTTTTCTGAAACTACACCCTATGCTCCTAATAGTCCCTATTCAGCCTCAAAAGCTGGTAGTGACCATTTAGTGCGTGCTTATTATCATACTTATAAACTTCCAACTATTATTACAAATTGCTCTAATAATTACGGCCCTTATCAGTTTCCTGAAAAGCTAATTCCCCTAATATGTATCAACACTTTGACCGGAAAACCATTACCTGTTTATGGTGATGGTAAAAATGTGCGCGATTGGCTTTATGTGGGCGATCATTGTCGTGCTTTGGATGTGGTAATCAATCATGGTCAACCAGGGGAAATGTACAATATTGGTGGTAACAATGAGGTAGAAAATCTCAACCTGGTGCAACTTTTGTGTCAGATGATGGATGAATTAGCACCTGATTTACCAATCCGTCCAGCAAAGGAATTAATTACTTTTGTAAAGGATAGACAGGGACACGATAGGAGATATGCAATTAATGCGAACAAGATAAAAACTCAGCTTGGTTGGACACCTTCAGTAACAATTGCTGAGGGTTCACGTTTAACAGTTGAATGGTATCTCAATCATCGTGATTGGTGGGAACCTCTGCTGTCTGAGGAATATCAAGCTTACTATCGCAAAAATTATCTGTAG
- a CDS encoding type I restriction enzyme HsdR N-terminal domain-containing protein, protein MVQILQGKDITLAQLIDEFDLKLADDEDFFSEWRHDLPELSDLEKQSLNEVKAEYLYLSKYPVLESLVKMVVLSPLLRLAGFYQPPFYIASEQEVKISSEDEGTIIRGRIDILVFHPAFWVLVIEAKRAEYSLEVAIPQALAYMLANASNDKPTYGFVINGREFQFIKLTKQGTPRYALSYTLSLNRGDDLHTVVKILKRIAHLIRNS, encoded by the coding sequence ATGGTTCAAATTCTTCAAGGAAAAGATATCACCCTAGCCCAACTGATTGATGAATTTGATCTAAAACTTGCAGACGACGAAGATTTTTTTTCAGAATGGCGGCATGATTTACCTGAGTTGAGTGACTTAGAAAAGCAATCTCTCAACGAAGTCAAGGCAGAATATTTGTATCTATCGAAATATCCTGTTTTGGAATCTCTAGTCAAAATGGTGGTGCTATCTCCACTATTGCGTCTAGCAGGTTTTTATCAACCGCCTTTCTATATTGCCTCAGAACAAGAGGTAAAAATCTCTTCTGAAGACGAAGGCACGATTATCAGAGGACGTATTGACATCTTGGTGTTCCATCCTGCATTTTGGGTTTTGGTTATTGAGGCAAAACGAGCAGAATATTCTTTGGAGGTAGCAATTCCTCAAGCATTGGCTTATATGTTGGCTAATGCTAGTAATGATAAACCTACGTATGGTTTTGTCATCAATGGTCGGGAATTTCAATTTATTAAGTTGACGAAGCAGGGTACACCAAGATATGCATTATCTTACACACTGTCATTGAATCGTGGAGATGACTTACATACTGTAGTCAAAATTTTAAAACGCATAGCTCATTTAATTCGTAATTCGTAA
- a CDS encoding sulfite exporter TauE/SafE family protein, producing the protein MNILEFSLLVWFGSFVAGFLGALTGLGGGVVIVPFLTLVFGIDIRYAIGASLVSVIATSSGAASAYVKEGYTNVRLGMFLEVATTFGAIVGAIVAAKISTRSLAVVFGIVLLYSAYLSRQNPPEHLNNLPPNSLAIRLKLNGTYPTPTGEQSYNVRGVPFGFGLMFVAGILSGLLGIGSGALKVLAMDKIMHIPFKVSTTTSNFMIGVTAAASAGIYLNRGYIDPGLAMPVMLGVLFGALLGARVLVRANVNILRNIFSIVILVLAVEMIYKGLTGRL; encoded by the coding sequence TTGAACATCCTAGAATTTTCTCTATTGGTATGGTTCGGCTCATTTGTTGCCGGATTTTTGGGGGCACTAACCGGGTTAGGTGGTGGAGTTGTAATTGTCCCCTTTTTAACATTAGTATTTGGAATTGATATTCGTTATGCGATCGGTGCTTCATTAGTATCTGTAATTGCTACATCTAGCGGAGCAGCATCAGCTTACGTTAAAGAAGGCTATACAAATGTGCGGCTAGGGATGTTTCTAGAAGTAGCAACAACCTTTGGCGCAATAGTTGGAGCAATTGTAGCAGCAAAAATTTCCACGCGATCGCTTGCTGTTGTCTTTGGAATCGTTTTACTCTATTCCGCCTACTTATCCCGTCAAAACCCACCCGAACACCTCAACAATTTGCCGCCAAATTCTCTGGCAATCCGTCTTAAGCTGAATGGTACTTATCCAACTCCCACAGGAGAACAGTCTTATAACGTGCGCGGTGTACCCTTCGGATTTGGATTGATGTTTGTCGCTGGCATACTTTCAGGATTGCTTGGTATTGGTTCGGGAGCGCTCAAGGTGCTAGCAATGGATAAAATCATGCATATTCCCTTTAAAGTGTCAACCACCACCAGCAATTTCATGATTGGAGTTACGGCGGCGGCTAGCGCTGGCATATATCTAAACCGAGGTTATATTGACCCCGGATTAGCAATGCCTGTGATGTTAGGAGTACTGTTTGGTGCTTTATTAGGAGCGCGGGTATTAGTCAGAGCCAACGTGAATATTTTGCGAAATATTTTCAGCATTGTGATTTTGGTGCTAGCCGTGGAAATGATTTACAAAGGGCTAACGGGGAGGCTTTAG
- a CDS encoding proton extrusion protein PcxA, protein MKNSVFSQKIYSFLLAAYRWYLQTPERSLHEAYDAALKIKEIEDKHFNGNKIDIDSATYSNSVMDYFESDLNKLLKIAKMRLTEFRGSRWFLNEENQKAAQKVGIEHPSPALVLEKLNFIDLVISKYTKSSAQITSKALVVKPPNLPINSAISDDKSLLVSPPTLPPKIPTQDSDKKPKSKSKVDTTGVLPRSLLSTITRLQVELDPNAEKEVIQNFRQTQRRTIISIRFILLLIIVPLLTHQIAKAFVVGPSVEHFRSSEQMQIFINSEMEEEALEELERFEEKLKFENLIRNAPPLSAEQMETEMANKAGELAEEFRHESSNAIKNVFADMFSVGAFVWLLLVSKSSIAVLKDFFDNIVYGLSDSAKAFIIILFTDIFVGFHSPHGWEVLLEGVSRHWGLPANRDFIFLFIATFPVILDTIFKYWIFRYLNRISPSAVATYRNMNE, encoded by the coding sequence ATGAAAAATTCTGTTTTTAGCCAAAAAATCTATTCTTTCTTGCTTGCTGCTTATCGATGGTATTTACAGACTCCTGAACGTTCTTTACATGAAGCTTACGATGCAGCATTAAAGATCAAAGAAATAGAAGATAAGCATTTCAATGGTAATAAAATAGACATTGACTCAGCCACGTACAGTAACAGTGTGATGGATTATTTTGAGTCAGACCTCAATAAGCTATTAAAAATTGCTAAGATGCGGCTGACAGAGTTTAGAGGAAGCCGATGGTTTCTAAATGAAGAGAATCAAAAAGCTGCTCAGAAAGTAGGTATAGAGCATCCCAGTCCGGCTTTAGTTTTGGAAAAGCTAAACTTTATCGATCTAGTTATATCGAAATACACAAAAAGTTCCGCTCAAATAACTTCTAAAGCTTTAGTAGTCAAACCTCCAAATTTACCGATTAATTCTGCAATCTCTGACGACAAATCGCTGCTCGTCAGTCCTCCAACATTACCACCCAAAATACCAACTCAAGACTCGGATAAAAAACCAAAATCAAAGAGTAAAGTCGATACAACAGGCGTTTTACCCCGTTCCCTTTTAAGTACTATCACTCGTCTGCAAGTTGAATTAGACCCTAATGCTGAAAAAGAAGTAATTCAGAATTTCCGTCAGACTCAAAGAAGAACAATAATATCTATCAGGTTTATTTTACTATTAATTATAGTACCACTTTTGACGCATCAAATAGCAAAAGCTTTTGTAGTAGGCCCATCTGTTGAGCATTTTAGAAGTAGCGAGCAGATGCAGATATTCATCAATTCAGAAATGGAAGAGGAAGCACTTGAAGAATTAGAAAGGTTTGAAGAAAAGCTCAAGTTTGAAAATCTCATCAGAAATGCACCTCCATTGTCGGCTGAACAGATGGAAACTGAAATGGCAAATAAAGCTGGAGAGCTTGCTGAAGAATTTCGTCACGAAAGCTCGAATGCGATCAAAAATGTTTTTGCAGATATGTTCTCGGTTGGTGCTTTTGTCTGGCTTTTGCTTGTCAGTAAGTCTTCTATTGCTGTACTCAAAGATTTCTTTGATAATATTGTCTATGGACTTAGTGATAGTGCTAAGGCATTTATTATCATTTTGTTTACTGATATCTTTGTAGGATTTCACTCTCCTCATGGTTGGGAAGTACTTTTAGAAGGTGTATCGCGCCATTGGGGATTACCAGCAAATCGAGATTTTATCTTCTTGTTTATTGCTACATTTCCAGTGATTTTAGATACTATTTTCAAATATTGGATATTCCGATATTTGAACCGGATATCGCCTTCCGCAGTTGCAACTTATCGTAATATGAATGAATAG
- a CDS encoding YidH family protein produces the protein MDKIPKIDRQREHQANERTFLAWLRTSIALIGFGFAIARFGIFLRQLNLAITQQEPPVHELSNSENLGVALVIFGISTIALAAWRYNQVFWQIERGDYRPNRLMVWIITGVVMILGILSLPLLLRRDKLPSRSPVPTQPQSRNLH, from the coding sequence ATGGATAAAATACCGAAAATTGACCGTCAAAGGGAGCATCAAGCGAATGAACGTACCTTTCTGGCTTGGCTACGCACTTCTATTGCATTGATTGGCTTTGGTTTTGCGATCGCGCGATTTGGTATATTTCTCCGCCAGTTGAATCTTGCGATTACTCAACAAGAACCTCCCGTACATGAATTATCCAACTCGGAAAATTTGGGTGTTGCTTTGGTAATTTTTGGAATTTCGACTATTGCGTTAGCTGCGTGGCGATACAATCAAGTTTTCTGGCAAATTGAACGAGGCGACTATAGACCAAATAGGTTAATGGTTTGGATAATCACCGGAGTAGTAATGATTTTGGGAATTCTCAGCCTTCCTTTGCTCTTAAGGCGTGATAAATTACCTTCTCGTTCTCCTGTTCCAACTCAACCACAGTCCCGAAATTTGCATTAA
- a CDS encoding DUF1634 domain-containing protein: MAKSRHSNFERRFEQFLGNLLRVGVILATTLVLVGGILYLIRHGNEAPNYQFFRGELPEFRSPSGVVTSVESGRRRGIIQFGLLVLIATPVVRVACSLLAYVRQRDFTYIIVTLIVLLGLLYSLIGGYL; this comes from the coding sequence ATGGCGAAAAGTAGGCATAGCAATTTCGAGCGACGCTTTGAACAATTTCTAGGCAACCTGTTAAGAGTTGGGGTCATTCTTGCCACCACTTTAGTTTTAGTGGGGGGAATTTTGTATTTAATTCGCCACGGAAATGAAGCTCCCAATTATCAGTTTTTTCGGGGAGAATTACCAGAGTTTCGTAGTCCATCGGGGGTGGTGACATCTGTTGAATCTGGTCGTCGTCGTGGAATTATTCAATTTGGATTGTTAGTATTGATTGCCACCCCAGTTGTGAGAGTAGCTTGTTCATTATTAGCCTATGTGCGACAACGAGATTTTACTTATATTATTGTGACTCTAATTGTACTTCTTGGATTGCTATACAGTCTGATTGGAGGATATTTATAA
- a CDS encoding glycosyltransferase, with protein MRKLYFLLPGTDGRFACGGLWAELKALKLAQNFCSADVVTYRQREKDKLFLDDLLKEKNLNDVIFVISWGFDIAQLVAKLKQYNVVYHAHSAGYPFRLPPSIPIVTVSRYTMGYWGEKSPNSLIYYLPNQISDEFQNLGLERDIDVLVQARKSSEYLIKELIPGLQKRCKVLVVDSYIEDLPGLFNRAKVYLYDSAEYWVQQRVSEGFGLQPMEALASGCQVFSSVNGGLADYLDPGFNCYKIAGYSQEYDVQRILKVIDSSVAFSLSEEFFAEYRTENIINRFQVILDELNEFFDHKIEQPSNIKSLTRVRVAKLIAQRIYGKLRKKYFK; from the coding sequence ATGAGAAAACTTTACTTCTTACTTCCCGGTACAGATGGAAGATTTGCCTGTGGTGGTCTTTGGGCTGAATTAAAAGCACTTAAACTGGCTCAGAATTTCTGTAGTGCTGACGTTGTAACTTACCGTCAACGAGAAAAAGATAAGCTTTTTCTTGATGATTTGCTCAAAGAGAAAAATTTAAATGATGTAATTTTTGTCATTAGTTGGGGATTTGATATAGCTCAACTTGTGGCTAAACTTAAACAATACAATGTTGTTTACCATGCACATAGTGCAGGTTATCCATTTAGACTACCTCCGAGTATTCCGATTGTTACTGTTAGCCGCTATACAATGGGATATTGGGGAGAAAAATCACCCAATTCTCTGATTTATTATTTGCCCAATCAAATTTCTGATGAGTTTCAAAATTTAGGTCTAGAACGGGATATTGATGTTTTAGTTCAGGCTCGAAAATCTTCTGAGTATTTAATTAAAGAATTGATTCCAGGGTTGCAAAAACGTTGTAAAGTATTGGTTGTTGACTCTTATATAGAAGACTTACCTGGACTCTTTAACCGAGCTAAGGTTTACCTCTATGATTCGGCTGAGTACTGGGTACAACAGCGTGTTAGTGAAGGATTTGGTCTGCAACCAATGGAAGCTCTTGCATCTGGTTGTCAAGTATTTTCTAGTGTTAACGGTGGACTTGCGGATTATTTAGATCCCGGATTTAATTGCTATAAAATTGCTGGATATTCTCAAGAGTATGATGTCCAACGGATTCTGAAGGTGATTGATTCTTCAGTAGCTTTTAGTTTATCTGAAGAGTTTTTTGCTGAATATCGGACTGAAAATATTATTAATCGTTTCCAAGTAATTTTGGATGAGTTAAATGAGTTTTTTGATCACAAGATCGAGCAACCATCTAATATTAAGAGTTTGACAAGAGTACGTGTGGCGAAATTAATTGCTCAGAGGATATATGGAAAGCTGAGGAAGAAATATTTTAAGTAA
- a CDS encoding recombinase family protein, translating to MVSHSVWIVGTSRSGKTARLVEQFCNWVQPENQHTESFYTKKQGRKKGDGFSFRDANANTNAKGERIPEFLYLKQTEPGVLVLAANDDNRRELGDIIVTSTLGKYPVRAKTPLGFFQDEVILFWPLLIESLNLKAQFPVRLRPETEQELATKLWRSQLDEEILRIAGVNESRLVRRILDLLQLAAYSGVHCQDIAQILARGLGENTTTLEPEFLASLLLDWRNWCLERGLLTYGIITELYSQYLLSDRNYQQHLTKRYQAVLADDVDDYPSVARLLFELLLDRGAVGAFSYNPDGAVRLGLGADPNYVEGLAKRCRVEILTGPPPESLGEQAKQMVELVTEPMVLVSLPEIVHSIQTTSRAQLLRQTAEVIANAIQSQEVQAEEIAIIAPGLDAIARYTLVEILVKQNIQVESLNDQRPLISSPVIRALLTILALVYPGLGRLVDRDAVAEMLVVLSRKQQPPENSTDAMNRVSTNIDPVRAGLIADYCFVPHPDRPNLLPVSTFERWDRIGYAATTAYNEILAWLEQQRSQQELRLIPSPISLLDRAIQRFLWNGSNLPYEQLAALRELLETAQHYWEIDTRLRQIAPVETTPYTTIIEFIQLLRRGTITANPYPVRPIGGARKAVTLATIFQYRSSRRSHRWHFWLDAGSPLWAKGGAATLFGAPFFLRDRLGEPWTAEDEKLAEEQRLRRILTDLLSRVSERVYLCHSDLAVNGQEQLGPLLPLVNACVTVISESTENLRSPTSSRSRGSSYLRMIQKSDDLLIT from the coding sequence GTGGTTTCTCATTCGGTTTGGATTGTTGGCACTAGTCGCAGTGGTAAGACGGCTCGCTTGGTAGAGCAATTTTGTAATTGGGTACAACCTGAAAACCAGCATACTGAATCATTTTATACTAAAAAGCAAGGACGTAAAAAAGGCGATGGCTTCTCTTTCAGAGACGCTAACGCTAACACCAACGCCAAGGGCGAACGCATACCCGAATTTTTATATCTTAAACAAACAGAGCCAGGAGTTTTAGTCTTAGCTGCCAACGATGATAATCGTCGAGAATTGGGAGATATAATTGTTACGTCTACACTTGGTAAATATCCGGTGCGTGCCAAAACACCGTTAGGTTTTTTCCAGGATGAAGTTATTTTATTTTGGCCGTTACTAATTGAATCATTGAATCTGAAGGCGCAGTTTCCGGTAAGATTGCGACCAGAAACAGAACAAGAGTTAGCAACCAAACTTTGGCGTTCCCAATTAGACGAAGAAATTTTACGGATTGCGGGAGTGAATGAGTCTCGCTTGGTGCGTCGCATTTTAGACTTGTTGCAATTAGCTGCTTACAGTGGTGTACATTGCCAAGATATTGCCCAGATTTTGGCAAGGGGTCTAGGGGAAAACACTACAACTTTAGAGCCGGAATTTTTGGCATCTTTACTCCTTGATTGGCGTAACTGGTGTTTAGAGAGGGGATTACTTACTTATGGCATTATTACCGAACTCTATAGTCAATATTTGTTGAGCGATCGCAACTACCAACAGCACCTAACTAAACGCTATCAAGCAGTATTAGCGGATGATGTTGACGATTATCCTAGCGTAGCGCGTCTTTTGTTTGAATTGCTATTAGATCGGGGCGCAGTTGGCGCGTTTAGCTACAATCCCGATGGTGCAGTGCGATTGGGATTAGGAGCAGATCCCAATTATGTAGAAGGGTTAGCAAAGCGTTGTCGGGTAGAAATCTTAACTGGGCCGCCTCCAGAGTCTTTGGGTGAGCAAGCTAAACAGATGGTGGAATTAGTCACAGAACCGATGGTATTGGTGAGTTTACCTGAAATTGTGCATTCCATTCAAACCACCTCTCGCGCTCAATTATTACGGCAAACAGCCGAGGTCATTGCGAATGCGATCCAATCTCAGGAAGTGCAAGCAGAAGAAATAGCGATTATTGCACCAGGTTTAGATGCGATCGCTCGTTATACTCTAGTAGAAATCCTAGTTAAGCAAAACATTCAAGTAGAATCGCTCAATGACCAACGTCCCTTAATTAGTTCACCCGTCATTCGCGCATTACTCACCATACTGGCGCTAGTTTATCCCGGCTTGGGTCGCCTCGTAGACCGGGATGCTGTGGCAGAAATGCTGGTTGTATTGAGTAGAAAGCAACAACCACCAGAAAACTCTACAGACGCGATGAATCGCGTCTCTACAAATATTGATCCGGTACGTGCTGGTTTGATTGCAGATTACTGCTTTGTACCTCATCCCGATCGCCCCAATTTGCTACCAGTATCAACCTTCGAGCGCTGGGATCGAATCGGCTATGCAGCTACTACAGCCTATAATGAGATATTGGCGTGGTTAGAACAACAGCGATCGCAACAAGAACTACGGTTAATTCCCAGTCCTATTTCTCTGTTAGATAGAGCAATTCAACGTTTTTTGTGGAATGGGAGCAATCTCCCCTACGAACAACTAGCAGCATTGCGCGAATTATTAGAAACCGCCCAACACTACTGGGAAATTGACACCAGATTACGACAAATTGCCCCAGTTGAGACAACGCCTTACACAACTATTATCGAATTCATTCAATTACTGCGACGCGGTACAATCACCGCCAACCCTTACCCCGTGCGTCCCATCGGTGGCGCGAGAAAAGCTGTCACCTTAGCAACTATATTTCAATATCGGTCTAGTAGGCGATCGCACCGTTGGCATTTTTGGCTTGATGCTGGTTCACCACTTTGGGCAAAAGGTGGTGCGGCGACGTTATTCGGTGCGCCGTTTTTCTTGCGAGACAGGTTAGGCGAACCTTGGACGGCAGAAGATGAAAAATTAGCAGAAGAACAACGACTGCGAAGGATTTTGACAGATTTACTATCTCGTGTATCCGAGAGAGTTTATTTGTGTCATAGCGATTTAGCGGTGAATGGACAAGAGCAATTAGGGCCACTGTTACCTTTAGTAAATGCTTGTGTAACAGTTATTTCTGAATCGACTGAGAACCTCAGATCCCCGACTTCTTCAAGAAGTCGGGGATCTAGTTATTTACGAATGATTCAAAAATCTGATGACTTATTAATCACTTAA
- a CDS encoding serine/threonine protein kinase, with the protein MLQAEQILQDRYQIQRQLGNNGIRQTWLAKDLQASDGENSTVVVKLLAFGGTVQWDDLKLFEREAQILKTITHPRIPRYIDYFCIDDRTLWFGLIQEYIPGESLKDKLAVGKRFSEKRARKIAGEILNILMYLHELNPGVLHRDIKPSNLIWGEDNRIYLVDFGAVQDKAAREGVTFTVVGTYGYAPMEQFGGRAVPASDLYALGATLIHLLTGISPCDLPQQDLRLQFTDRVNLSPSFVSWLQKLVEPAPEQRFTDARQALNALKSGLAIKSANRNQLLPQREIINNSGCGINNQNETVPEEILGWNWGAFLMPWLWMWPNQVWCGIFCFVPQISGLMSIALGAKGNEWAWKSRRWRSIEQFKAHQRGWAIAGVLIGGPISIMLWVTAIALLKAAL; encoded by the coding sequence ATGCTGCAAGCAGAACAAATATTACAAGACCGTTATCAAATTCAACGCCAACTCGGTAACAATGGAATTCGCCAAACTTGGTTAGCGAAGGATTTACAAGCTTCTGATGGCGAAAATTCGACCGTTGTGGTCAAACTTTTAGCCTTTGGCGGTACTGTGCAGTGGGATGACTTGAAACTTTTTGAGAGAGAAGCACAAATTCTTAAAACAATCACTCATCCCCGCATTCCTCGATATATAGATTATTTTTGTATCGACGATCGCACACTGTGGTTTGGCTTAATCCAAGAATATATCCCTGGTGAGTCGCTCAAGGATAAACTTGCTGTTGGCAAAAGGTTTAGTGAAAAGCGAGCGAGAAAAATCGCTGGTGAGATTTTAAATATTCTCATGTATCTACATGAGTTAAATCCAGGAGTATTACATAGAGATATTAAACCGAGTAATTTAATCTGGGGCGAAGATAATCGGATTTATTTGGTTGATTTTGGCGCAGTTCAGGATAAAGCGGCGAGAGAGGGCGTTACTTTCACCGTTGTAGGTACTTATGGTTATGCCCCAATGGAACAATTTGGCGGTCGAGCAGTTCCAGCTTCAGACCTCTATGCATTGGGTGCAACTCTGATTCATTTGCTCACTGGGATTTCCCCCTGTGATTTACCCCAGCAGGATTTGCGACTGCAATTTACAGACCGAGTTAATCTCAGTCCTAGTTTTGTCAGTTGGCTACAAAAGTTGGTAGAACCTGCTCCCGAACAACGATTTACTGATGCCCGCCAAGCACTAAATGCTCTCAAATCTGGTCTGGCTATCAAATCTGCAAACAGAAATCAGCTTTTACCGCAAAGAGAAATAATCAATAATTCTGGATGCGGGATAAATAATCAGAATGAAACAGTCCCAGAAGAAATTCTCGGTTGGAACTGGGGCGCATTTCTGATGCCTTGGTTGTGGATGTGGCCGAATCAAGTGTGGTGTGGAATATTCTGTTTTGTACCCCAAATTTCGGGGTTAATGTCGATCGCACTTGGTGCTAAAGGCAATGAATGGGCTTGGAAAAGTAGACGGTGGCGCAGTATTGAGCAATTCAAAGCCCATCAAAGAGGCTGGGCGATCGCTGGTGTTCTAATTGGAGGGCCTATTAGTATTATGTTGTGGGTTACTGCGATCGCTTTACTCAAAGCGGCACTATAA
- a CDS encoding DNA-binding protein, which yields MRKFKTLDEVEKDYFRKHPEEIDDYLTEIFQEYAEDNDSGALLASLRVVARIQRISEIAERRANRQFETVTH from the coding sequence GTGAGAAAATTTAAAACACTTGATGAAGTTGAAAAAGATTACTTCCGCAAACACCCAGAAGAAATCGACGATTATTTGACCGAGATATTTCAGGAATATGCAGAAGACAACGATTCCGGCGCTTTGTTGGCATCCTTGCGCGTTGTCGCCCGTATACAGAGAATTAGTGAGATAGCCGAGCGCCGAGCAAACAGGCAATTTGAGACCGTTACTCATTAA